A part of Terriglobia bacterium genomic DNA contains:
- a CDS encoding phosphate uptake regulator PhoU → MNAATSPEQLRPSASQMRELTLRGCEVARMAAAATAAGVSTGSADALDFIRGCEEELDELDRQINEGVTAAIAGASESDARELLSCLKYILELERVGDLLLNVANRAPMVAGKIGGQDGGDLKRMAELLEQMLTDALAAFRNRDLQRALAILRADAEMDRLRNLLFVRHIDNPEKEPRHQSFHLVFMTQTLERAGDHAKNLAEEVCHLVTGRSVRHLIRAADKPFEEMFLDWMRRQSSGK, encoded by the coding sequence ATGAACGCGGCGACATCCCCCGAGCAACTCCGACCTTCTGCCTCCCAGATGCGCGAGTTGACCCTGCGCGGCTGCGAGGTGGCGCGCATGGCCGCCGCAGCGACGGCGGCGGGCGTCTCCACCGGCTCCGCCGATGCGCTGGATTTCATTCGCGGCTGCGAGGAAGAGCTGGACGAGCTCGATCGCCAGATTAACGAGGGCGTCACCGCGGCAATTGCGGGCGCCTCCGAGTCCGACGCCCGGGAGTTGCTCTCCTGCCTGAAATACATTCTCGAACTCGAGCGCGTGGGCGACCTGCTGCTCAACGTGGCCAACCGCGCTCCCATGGTCGCGGGTAAGATTGGCGGGCAGGACGGCGGCGATCTCAAGCGCATGGCCGAACTGCTCGAGCAGATGCTGACTGACGCGCTGGCCGCTTTTCGCAATCGCGACCTGCAGCGAGCGCTTGCCATCCTTCGTGCCGACGCCGAGATGGACCGCCTCCGCAACCTGTTGTTCGTCCGCCACATTGATAATCCCGAGAAAGAGCCTCGCCATCAGAGCTTTCACCTGGTTTTCATGACGCAGACGCTGGAGCGCGCCGGCGATCATGCCAAGAACCTGGCCGAGGAAGTTTGCCACCTGGTGACCGGGCGCAGCGTCCGTCACCTGATCCGCGCCGCCGACAAGCCGTTTGAGGAAATGTTCCTCGACTGGATGCGCCGCCAGTCCTCCGGCAAGTGA
- a CDS encoding cytochrome C oxidase subunit IV family protein codes for MAEHVVSRKIYIVVWGALMVLMILTAGLSRINLGEWSTVVALAIAAIKALLVVLFFMHVRYESQKMAWVFVVAGFFWLAILLTLTMTDYVSRGSLGVVGH; via the coding sequence ATGGCTGAGCACGTTGTATCGCGCAAGATCTACATTGTGGTTTGGGGCGCCCTGATGGTGCTGATGATTCTGACCGCAGGGTTATCGCGCATCAACCTGGGCGAGTGGAGCACCGTCGTCGCGCTGGCGATCGCGGCCATCAAGGCCCTGCTGGTCGTCCTGTTCTTCATGCACGTTCGCTACGAAAGCCAGAAGATGGCATGGGTTTTCGTCGTGGCCGGGTTCTTTTGGCTGGCAATCCTGCTGACCCTGACCATGACCGATTACGTGAGCCGTGGCTCCCTGGGCGTGGTTGGGCATTAG
- a CDS encoding cytochrome c oxidase subunit 3 family protein codes for MHDRAIAATHGLRHHFADLDQQRESATLGMWVFLVTEIMFFGGLFAAYLVYRTAHYDAWVIGSEHMDFWIGTINTVILLCSSLLVALAVHAVQTGHNKTCGLYLWIASAMGVAFLVLKGFEYHAHFVEGAVPGALWKLAVPDPQAVQMFFYIYFVMTGLHALHVTIGIVLLAVIGWYAAKGAYSPAYHNPVHVSGLYWHFVDVVWIFLYPLLYLIAHKKA; via the coding sequence TTGCACGATAGAGCCATAGCCGCCACGCACGGCCTGCGGCACCATTTCGCCGACCTGGACCAGCAGCGCGAAAGCGCCACGCTGGGCATGTGGGTGTTCCTGGTCACCGAGATCATGTTCTTCGGCGGGCTGTTCGCCGCCTACCTGGTGTATCGCACCGCGCATTACGACGCCTGGGTGATCGGCAGCGAACACATGGATTTCTGGATTGGCACCATCAACACCGTGATCCTGCTGTGCAGCAGCTTGCTGGTGGCGCTGGCAGTGCATGCGGTACAGACCGGGCACAACAAAACATGCGGGCTCTACCTGTGGATCGCCTCCGCCATGGGCGTGGCATTCCTGGTGCTGAAGGGTTTCGAGTACCACGCGCACTTCGTGGAGGGCGCGGTTCCCGGCGCACTATGGAAGCTGGCGGTACCGGACCCGCAGGCAGTGCAGATGTTCTTTTACATCTATTTCGTCATGACCGGCTTGCATGCCCTGCACGTGACCATCGGAATCGTCCTGCTGGCCGTCATCGGATGGTACGCGGCCAAAGGGGCCTACTCGCCGGCGTATCACAACCCGGTGCACGTCAGCGGTTTGTACTGGCACTTCGTGGACGTGGTGTGGATTTTCCTCTATCCGCTCCTCTACCTGATCGCGCACAAGAAGGCATAG
- the ctaD gene encoding cytochrome c oxidase subunit I gives MATIAAPAVERENYLNTDFSVKSWLLTTDHKRIAILYLLSITAMFFVGGFAATMIRLELLTPAGDLMSSDTYNKMFTIHGVVMVFFFLIPSIPATLGNFLVPMMVGARDLAFPRINLASWYLYIVGAGLMMYVVLTGGIDTGWTFYVPYSSTYSNTQVITAIVAIFLAGFSSIFTGFNFIVTIHRMRAPGMTWGRLPLYIWGHYATSVIQVLGTPVVAIALTLVALERAFHLGIFDPRMGGDPVLFQHLFWFYSHPAVYIMILPSMAVVSEVVSTFSRKRVFGYMAVALASIAIAVLGFLVWAHHMFVAGISAYAALVFSLLSYFVAVPSAIKVFNWTATMYKGSVSLTTPMLYAMGFIGLFTMGGMTGLYLAALGIDVHVHDTYFVIAHFHYIMVGGAVMGYLAGIHFWWPKISGRMYPEAWGKIAAATIFIGFNLTFFPQFVLGYLGMPRRYHSYPPEYQVLNVMSSAGASILAVGYVLPLIYLLWSLRYGEVASDNPWGATGLEWRTPSPPPTENFLETPVVTWEAYDYSTVSEVPVAR, from the coding sequence ATGGCCACCATTGCCGCACCGGCGGTCGAACGCGAGAATTACCTGAACACCGATTTCAGCGTGAAGTCGTGGTTGCTGACCACCGACCACAAGCGCATTGCCATCCTGTACTTGCTTTCCATTACCGCCATGTTCTTTGTTGGCGGCTTCGCGGCCACCATGATCCGCCTGGAACTGCTGACCCCAGCGGGCGACCTGATGTCGTCGGATACCTATAACAAGATGTTCACCATTCACGGGGTCGTCATGGTGTTCTTCTTCCTGATCCCGTCGATTCCCGCCACCCTGGGCAATTTCCTGGTGCCGATGATGGTCGGAGCCAGGGACCTGGCGTTTCCCCGGATCAACCTGGCGAGCTGGTACCTGTACATCGTCGGCGCCGGGCTGATGATGTACGTGGTTTTGACCGGCGGCATTGACACCGGGTGGACCTTCTATGTGCCGTACAGCAGCACCTACTCGAACACGCAAGTGATCACGGCGATTGTGGCGATCTTCCTGGCGGGATTCTCGTCCATCTTCACCGGCTTTAATTTCATCGTGACCATCCACCGCATGCGCGCGCCGGGGATGACCTGGGGACGCCTGCCGCTGTACATCTGGGGCCACTACGCGACCTCGGTCATTCAGGTGCTGGGGACGCCGGTGGTGGCGATCGCGCTCACCCTGGTGGCGCTGGAGCGGGCCTTCCACCTCGGCATCTTCGATCCCAGGATGGGCGGCGACCCAGTGCTGTTCCAGCACCTGTTCTGGTTCTACTCGCACCCCGCGGTGTACATCATGATCCTGCCTTCGATGGCGGTGGTCTCGGAAGTGGTCTCGACGTTTTCCCGCAAGCGCGTCTTCGGATACATGGCGGTAGCGCTGGCTTCGATCGCGATTGCCGTGCTGGGATTCCTGGTGTGGGCGCACCACATGTTTGTCGCCGGAATCTCGGCCTACGCGGCGCTCGTCTTCTCGCTGCTGAGCTACTTCGTGGCGGTGCCCTCGGCCATCAAGGTGTTCAACTGGACGGCGACCATGTACAAGGGCTCGGTGTCGCTGACCACGCCCATGCTCTACGCCATGGGATTCATCGGGCTGTTCACCATGGGCGGCATGACGGGCCTCTACCTGGCGGCGCTGGGCATTGATGTCCATGTGCACGACACCTATTTCGTGATCGCGCACTTCCACTACATCATGGTCGGCGGGGCGGTGATGGGCTATCTGGCCGGCATCCACTTCTGGTGGCCGAAAATCAGCGGGCGCATGTACCCGGAGGCGTGGGGAAAAATCGCCGCCGCCACCATCTTCATCGGATTCAACCTGACGTTCTTCCCGCAGTTTGTGCTCGGATACCTGGGCATGCCGCGGCGGTATCACTCGTATCCGCCGGAGTACCAGGTGCTGAACGTCATGTCGAGCGCCGGCGCGTCGATCCTGGCGGTGGGCTACGTCCTGCCGCTGATTTACCTGCTGTGGTCCCTGCGCTACGGCGAAGTGGCTTCCGATAACCCATGGGGCGCAACCGGTCTGGAGTGGCGTACGCCCTCGCCGCCTCCCACCGAAAATTTCCTCGAAACGCCGGTGGTGACCTGGGAAGCGTACGACTACTCCACCGTGTCGGAGGTCCCTGTTGCACGATAG
- the coxB gene encoding cytochrome c oxidase subunit II: protein MWQTLPFWPVRASTLANRTDALMIFMIAVTGFFTVMIFVLIFIFAMKFRRARNPIATQIEGSNTLEAIWTLIPFGIFMVMFVWSASIYMTWAQPPPDAEEVFVVGKQWMWKFQHPEGQREIDQLHVPLGRAIRLTMISQDVIHSLFLPEFRVKQDVLPGRYTTLWFQTTQPGRYHLFCTQYCGTMHAGMIGEVVVMEPASYQAWLSGGNAEGSLASTGQKLFQQLGCTTCHRFDTQGRGPNLVGAYGKPVLLDDGRTVTVDDNYIRESILNPGAKVVAGFKPIMPTFQGIVNEEQLLSLVAYIRSLSQPEQREPASHRPAAPPRAAAPATRSR, encoded by the coding sequence ATGTGGCAAACCCTGCCGTTCTGGCCGGTGCGCGCCTCCACCCTGGCGAACCGAACCGACGCGCTCATGATCTTCATGATCGCCGTGACCGGCTTCTTCACGGTGATGATCTTCGTGCTGATTTTCATCTTCGCGATGAAATTCCGGCGCGCCAGAAACCCCATCGCCACCCAGATCGAAGGATCGAACACTCTGGAAGCCATTTGGACGCTGATCCCTTTCGGCATCTTCATGGTCATGTTCGTTTGGAGTGCGTCGATTTACATGACCTGGGCGCAACCGCCGCCGGACGCGGAGGAGGTTTTTGTCGTCGGCAAGCAGTGGATGTGGAAGTTTCAGCACCCCGAGGGCCAGCGCGAGATTGACCAACTGCACGTGCCCCTGGGTCGCGCCATCCGGCTGACGATGATTTCCCAGGACGTGATTCACAGCCTGTTTCTGCCCGAGTTCCGGGTGAAACAGGACGTGCTGCCCGGTCGCTACACAACCTTGTGGTTTCAGACGACGCAGCCGGGCCGCTATCACCTGTTCTGCACGCAATACTGCGGCACCATGCACGCGGGCATGATCGGCGAGGTGGTGGTCATGGAACCAGCCAGTTACCAGGCGTGGCTGTCGGGCGGGAACGCGGAAGGGTCGCTGGCTTCGACCGGACAGAAGCTGTTCCAACAGCTCGGCTGCACCACCTGCCACCGCTTCGACACCCAGGGTCGTGGACCCAACCTGGTGGGCGCGTACGGCAAGCCGGTGCTGTTGGATGACGGGCGCACGGTTACGGTTGACGACAATTACATCCGCGAATCCATCCTCAATCCGGGAGCGAAGGTAGTGGCGGGATTCAAGCCGATCATGCCCACGTTCCAGGGGATCGTCAACGAGGAGCAGTTGTTGTCCCTGGTCGCATACATCCGGTCGTTATCTCAACCCGAGCAGCGTGAGCCGGCGAGCCATCGTCCGGCCGCGCCGCCGAGGGCGGCCGCCCCTGCAACAAGGAGTCGTTAA
- a CDS encoding SCO family protein — MLLGSVIAAGQGMGPPAVTPATPPPQILNNIEIEQKLNAPVPLDLAFRDESGQAVKLGDYFGKKPVVLALVYYDCPMLCTEVLNGMVSAFSVLKFDIGKEFEVVTVSFDPREQPELARAKKTTYLRRYGRPGAEQGWHFLTGEQPAIAALTRAVGFHYQWDTETQQFAHATALMVLTPQGKIAQYYYGVEYSPKDLRLGMVEASQGHIGTVVDQVLLYCYHYDPRTGKYGAIISRVMQIGGAITVLLLGGFLIAMFKLEPRDNRITRDRAARTGGR; from the coding sequence ATGCTGCTGGGAAGCGTGATCGCGGCCGGGCAAGGGATGGGACCGCCGGCGGTGACGCCGGCCACGCCCCCGCCGCAGATCCTGAACAACATCGAGATCGAGCAGAAGCTGAATGCCCCGGTTCCGCTGGACCTCGCCTTCAGGGATGAGAGCGGGCAAGCGGTGAAGCTGGGTGACTACTTCGGCAAAAAGCCGGTGGTGCTGGCGCTGGTGTACTACGACTGTCCCATGCTGTGCACGGAAGTGCTGAACGGCATGGTGAGCGCATTTTCCGTGCTGAAATTCGACATCGGCAAAGAATTCGAGGTGGTGACGGTCAGCTTCGATCCACGCGAGCAGCCTGAACTTGCGCGCGCCAAGAAGACGACCTACCTGCGGCGCTACGGTCGTCCGGGGGCGGAGCAGGGTTGGCATTTTCTGACCGGCGAGCAACCGGCGATCGCGGCGCTGACCAGGGCGGTGGGATTCCATTACCAGTGGGACACAGAGACGCAGCAGTTTGCGCACGCCACGGCGCTCATGGTGCTCACGCCGCAGGGCAAGATCGCGCAGTACTACTACGGCGTGGAGTATTCGCCGAAGGACCTGCGGCTCGGCATGGTGGAAGCCTCGCAGGGACACATCGGAACCGTGGTGGACCAGGTCTTGTTGTACTGCTACCACTACGACCCGCGCACCGGGAAGTATGGCGCCATCATCTCGCGGGTGATGCAGATCGGGGGCGCGATCACGGTATTGCTGCTGGGCGGATTCCTGATCGCGATGTTCAAGCTCGAGCCCAGGGACAACCGGATCACCCGCGACCGCGCCGCGCGGACGGGAGGGCGTTAG
- a CDS encoding cytochrome c produces MRFAGMGAAVIACLTIVACRNDMHVQPKILPLSHSDFFDDGRGSRTPPAGTIARGQLRDDTYLYTGMMNGKPGDAMPFAATREVLERGRERFDIYCAPCHSRLGDGNGMIVQRGFRRPPSFHEPRLRQAPLGHFYDVMSNGFGAMPDYAAQVNAQDRWAIAAYIRALQLSQNAPANAAPGAAERKK; encoded by the coding sequence ATGCGGTTTGCCGGCATGGGTGCTGCCGTGATCGCCTGCCTCACAATTGTGGCGTGCCGCAATGACATGCATGTCCAGCCCAAGATCCTGCCCTTGAGCCACAGCGATTTCTTCGACGACGGGCGCGGGTCGCGGACGCCGCCTGCGGGCACGATTGCGCGCGGGCAGTTGCGCGACGACACCTATCTTTACACCGGCATGATGAACGGGAAGCCGGGCGACGCGATGCCGTTTGCTGCGACGCGGGAAGTGCTGGAACGCGGGCGGGAGCGTTTCGACATCTACTGCGCGCCCTGCCATTCGCGGCTGGGCGACGGCAATGGAATGATCGTGCAGCGCGGCTTCCGGCGTCCGCCGTCGTTCCACGAGCCGCGGCTGCGGCAGGCGCCGCTGGGACATTTTTATGACGTCATGAGCAACGGGTTCGGCGCCATGCCGGATTATGCCGCGCAGGTCAACGCCCAGGACCGCTGGGCGATTGCGGCCTACATACGGGCGCTGCAGCTCAGCCAGAACGCGCCGGCGAACGCAGCGCCCGGCGCAGCGGAGAGGAAGAAGTGA
- a CDS encoding DUF3341 domain-containing protein: MRTPIYGLVAEFDTPAEIVAAARKAHQQGYRKMDAYSPFPVEGLSEAVGFHHDNVALICLVGGILGLATAYAMQYWINVIAYPVNVGGRPLHSWPAFIVVCFEMTILFGGLAAAFGMLAMNGLPMPYHPLFNVPSFSLASRDKFFLCIEAVDPKFDREATYTFLASLEPRTITEVPH, translated from the coding sequence ATGAGAACGCCGATCTATGGGTTAGTGGCGGAGTTCGATACGCCGGCGGAGATCGTGGCGGCGGCGCGCAAGGCGCACCAGCAAGGCTACCGCAAGATGGACGCCTACAGCCCGTTCCCGGTGGAGGGGCTGAGCGAGGCCGTCGGCTTTCATCACGACAACGTGGCGCTGATCTGCCTGGTCGGCGGAATTCTCGGGCTGGCGACGGCCTATGCCATGCAGTACTGGATAAACGTGATCGCTTATCCGGTGAACGTCGGAGGCCGGCCGCTGCACTCCTGGCCGGCGTTCATCGTCGTGTGCTTCGAGATGACCATCCTGTTCGGCGGGCTGGCAGCGGCTTTCGGCATGCTGGCCATGAATGGCCTGCCCATGCCGTATCACCCGCTCTTCAACGTGCCCAGTTTCAGCTTGGCCTCACGCGACAAGTTCTTCCTTTGCATCGAGGCGGTGGACCCGAAATTCGATCGTGAAGCGACCTATACGTTCCTGGCGAGCTTGGAACCGCGGACCATCACGGAGGTGCCGCATTAA
- the nrfD gene encoding polysulfide reductase NrfD: MESKDPTAAMAVQPPVLEPGHTFATITDKISAIVLTKQTPLGWFLGVGLAGLLSAVLFYAIGFLMYQGVGIWGINHPVAWGLAIVNFVWWVGIGHAGTLISAILLLLRQSWRNSINRFAEAMTIFAVMQAGLFPLLHLGRPWLFYWLFPYPNTMTTWPQFRSPLVWDVFAVSTYFTISLVFWYIGLVPDLATLRDRAQNRAARMIYAMLALGWRGSARHWHRYETAYLLLAGLATPLVLSVHTVVSFDFTIAIVPGWYSTIFPPYFVAGAIYSGFAMVLILAIPIRAVYNLQDMITDRHLDNCAKIMLATGLIVAYGYVMETFMAWYGGNFYDKHLMWNRMHGPYRAAYWALIAINVGFVNVLWTKKVRFTPKLLWLVSLVVLVAMWLERFVIVIVSLTQDYLPSSWGIYVPTRWDWATFIGTIGFFSLCFLLFIRVMPMISIAEMKTLLPRSEAKAPLESES, encoded by the coding sequence ATGGAAAGCAAAGATCCAACCGCGGCGATGGCGGTCCAGCCGCCGGTGCTGGAGCCGGGGCACACCTTCGCCACCATCACCGACAAGATCAGCGCCATCGTGCTGACCAAGCAGACGCCGCTGGGGTGGTTTCTGGGCGTGGGCCTGGCTGGGCTGCTTTCGGCAGTGCTGTTTTACGCCATCGGCTTCCTGATGTACCAGGGGGTTGGGATCTGGGGCATCAATCACCCCGTCGCCTGGGGACTGGCGATCGTCAACTTCGTGTGGTGGGTGGGAATCGGCCACGCGGGAACGCTGATCTCCGCCATCCTTCTGCTGTTGCGGCAGTCGTGGCGCAATTCCATCAACCGCTTCGCCGAGGCGATGACGATTTTTGCAGTGATGCAGGCGGGCCTGTTCCCGCTGCTCCACCTGGGACGCCCGTGGCTGTTTTACTGGCTGTTTCCGTATCCCAACACGATGACCACGTGGCCGCAGTTCCGCAGCCCGCTGGTCTGGGATGTGTTCGCGGTCTCCACCTATTTCACCATCTCACTGGTGTTCTGGTATATCGGCCTAGTTCCGGATTTGGCGACCCTGCGCGACCGGGCGCAGAACCGGGCGGCGCGCATGATCTATGCCATGCTGGCGCTGGGCTGGCGCGGATCGGCGCGGCATTGGCATCGCTACGAGACGGCATACCTGCTGCTGGCCGGACTGGCCACGCCGCTGGTGCTCTCGGTGCACACCGTGGTCAGCTTCGATTTCACCATCGCCATCGTGCCTGGGTGGTACAGCACTATCTTCCCACCGTACTTCGTTGCGGGCGCCATCTATTCCGGTTTCGCCATGGTGCTCATCCTGGCCATCCCGATCCGCGCCGTCTACAACCTGCAAGACATGATTACCGACCGGCACTTGGACAACTGCGCCAAGATCATGCTGGCCACCGGCCTGATCGTGGCCTACGGCTACGTCATGGAAACGTTCATGGCCTGGTACGGCGGGAACTTCTATGACAAGCACCTGATGTGGAACCGCATGCACGGTCCGTACCGAGCAGCGTACTGGGCGCTGATCGCGATCAACGTCGGCTTTGTGAACGTGCTGTGGACCAAGAAGGTGAGGTTTACGCCGAAGCTGCTGTGGTTGGTGTCGCTGGTCGTGCTGGTGGCGATGTGGCTGGAGCGGTTCGTGATCGTGATCGTCAGCCTGACGCAGGACTACCTCCCGTCGTCGTGGGGCATCTACGTGCCCACGCGGTGGGACTGGGCGACCTTCATCGGGACGATCGGGTTCTTCTCGCTCTGCTTCCTGCTGTTCATCCGCGTGATGCCGATGATTTCCATCGCGGAAATGAAGACGCTGCTGCCCCGGTCCGAGGCGAAGGCGCCGCTGGAGTCGGAATCATGA
- a CDS encoding TAT-variant-translocated molybdopterin oxidoreductase: MGEERQDELVQIQAAGEKRLGLEEVRAKLEAAKGPQYWRCLEELAGSKGFDELLQREFPRQASEWVGGDGSRRNFLKLMSASLALAGLSGCTKLPVESIVPYVRQPEEIIPGRPLFYATAMDLGGYSLPLLARSHEGRPTKLEGNPEHPASQGATDLYAQGALLDLYDPDRSQTCTYGGEVRPWPAFVGAVQGPMAAQKAAGGAGFRLLTQAVSSPTLLAQIRTLQKNFPQMKWHQWEPVNRDGARGGAQMAFGQPVETRYLLENADVVVSLDADFLMAGFPGFTMHTRQWAKRRNPDNPAGMNRTYAIECTPSVSGFKADHRLPVRASELEPYARALASRLGLNATTAQTNRFGESFGPQVHPEHNGWLDALAKDLQKHRGKAVIIPGEYQPPVVHALAHAMNEALGAPGSTVIYTDAVVEGPVSHAESVKELVGDMNAGKVQMLLILGGNPVFDAPADLDITSAMGKVPLRIHHGIYQNETSVYAHWHVNAAHFLEDWSDTRAINGMVSIVQPLIAPLYGGRSAHEVLAVFDGQPDISAYDLVRGYWKSQYTGADFEGFWRRAVHDGFMEGTELKPKNLKVTLRSVPMENPHPVAPNQGATRVGHPDEFELIFRHDPTIYDGRFANNGWLQELEKPVTKLTWDNVVYISPADAKKLGVKEGQDTTVVKLSFRGKEVEAPLWPQPGQPDGCLTAFFGYGRTRAGRTGNDHGFNAYKVRCLDTANFGSGAKISKTGATYKVASLQGYQALEGRNIVRSAPLETYKENPNFAHENNVAPPRADTLYPDYQYNEYAWGMEIDLNSCVGCNACIIACQAENNIPVVGKNQTLRGRKMHWLRVDGYYEGDPANPRMYFEPLPCMQCEDAPCEIVCPVGATVHSSEGLNDMVYNRCVGTRYCQNNCPWKVRRFNFLLFQDWNTPQTKMVRNPEVTVRSRGVMEKCTYCVQRITKGRIAAEEQDRRVRDQEILTACQQVCPANAIIFGDINDPNSSVRRLKENPRNYGVLEELNTRPRTTYLAAVLNPNPEMPDLAKQQQPEQHF, translated from the coding sequence ATGGGAGAAGAAAGACAAGACGAGCTGGTACAGATTCAGGCCGCGGGCGAGAAGCGCCTCGGATTGGAAGAGGTGCGCGCCAAACTGGAGGCGGCGAAGGGTCCGCAATACTGGCGCTGCCTGGAAGAGCTGGCCGGCAGCAAGGGATTCGACGAGTTGCTGCAGCGCGAATTCCCGCGCCAGGCGAGCGAATGGGTTGGCGGCGACGGATCGCGCCGGAATTTCCTGAAGCTGATGAGCGCATCGCTGGCGCTGGCCGGGCTGAGCGGCTGCACCAAGCTGCCGGTGGAAAGCATTGTGCCCTACGTCCGCCAGCCGGAGGAGATCATTCCCGGACGCCCGCTGTTCTACGCCACAGCCATGGACCTCGGCGGGTACTCGCTGCCGCTGCTGGCGCGCAGCCACGAGGGACGTCCGACGAAGTTGGAAGGAAATCCCGAACATCCGGCGAGCCAAGGCGCCACCGATCTGTACGCCCAGGGCGCGCTGCTCGATCTGTACGATCCTGACCGGTCGCAGACCTGCACCTATGGCGGCGAGGTCCGGCCGTGGCCGGCGTTCGTGGGCGCAGTACAGGGCCCCATGGCGGCGCAGAAGGCGGCGGGCGGTGCGGGATTCCGCCTGCTGACGCAGGCCGTATCGTCACCGACGCTGCTGGCGCAGATCCGGACTCTGCAAAAGAATTTTCCGCAGATGAAGTGGCACCAGTGGGAGCCGGTGAACCGCGACGGCGCGCGCGGCGGTGCGCAGATGGCCTTCGGGCAGCCGGTGGAAACGCGCTACCTGCTGGAGAACGCCGACGTCGTGGTCTCCCTCGACGCCGACTTCCTGATGGCCGGCTTTCCCGGATTCACCATGCACACGCGCCAGTGGGCGAAGCGGCGCAACCCAGACAATCCGGCGGGCATGAACCGGACCTACGCCATTGAATGCACGCCCTCGGTTTCGGGATTCAAGGCGGACCACCGGCTGCCGGTGCGGGCTTCGGAGCTGGAGCCATACGCGCGGGCACTGGCTTCGCGCCTGGGCTTGAACGCAACAACTGCCCAGACGAACAGATTCGGCGAGTCTTTCGGACCCCAGGTTCATCCGGAGCACAACGGGTGGCTGGATGCGCTGGCGAAAGATCTGCAGAAGCACCGCGGGAAGGCGGTGATCATTCCGGGCGAATACCAGCCGCCGGTGGTGCACGCGCTGGCGCACGCCATGAATGAAGCGCTGGGCGCGCCGGGCTCGACCGTGATCTATACCGATGCGGTGGTGGAAGGCCCGGTGAGCCACGCCGAGTCGGTCAAGGAATTGGTCGGCGACATGAACGCCGGCAAGGTGCAGATGCTGCTGATCCTGGGCGGCAACCCTGTCTTCGATGCGCCGGCAGACCTGGACATCACCTCGGCCATGGGCAAGGTGCCGCTGCGCATCCATCACGGTATTTACCAGAACGAGACTTCGGTGTACGCGCACTGGCACGTCAACGCGGCGCACTTCCTGGAAGACTGGAGCGACACCCGCGCCATCAACGGGATGGTGAGCATCGTGCAGCCGCTGATCGCGCCGCTGTACGGCGGGCGGAGTGCGCACGAGGTGCTGGCGGTGTTCGACGGCCAGCCGGATATATCGGCATACGATCTAGTCCGCGGGTACTGGAAGTCGCAATACACGGGCGCTGACTTCGAAGGATTCTGGCGGCGCGCGGTGCACGACGGCTTCATGGAAGGCACGGAACTCAAGCCGAAAAACCTGAAGGTAACGCTGCGGAGTGTGCCCATGGAAAATCCCCACCCTGTCGCTCCAAACCAGGGAGCGACAAGGGTGGGCCACCCGGACGAGTTCGAGTTGATCTTCCGCCACGATCCCACCATCTACGACGGGCGATTCGCCAACAATGGATGGCTGCAGGAACTGGAAAAGCCGGTCACCAAGCTGACCTGGGACAACGTGGTGTACATCAGCCCGGCGGACGCGAAGAAGCTTGGGGTGAAGGAAGGTCAGGATACGACGGTGGTCAAGCTGAGCTTCCGCGGCAAAGAGGTGGAGGCGCCGCTGTGGCCGCAGCCCGGCCAACCGGACGGCTGTCTGACCGCATTCTTCGGTTACGGCCGCACGCGCGCCGGGCGTACCGGCAACGACCATGGATTCAACGCTTACAAGGTGCGGTGCTTGGATACGGCCAACTTCGGCAGCGGAGCCAAGATCAGCAAGACGGGGGCGACGTACAAGGTGGCGTCGCTGCAGGGGTATCAGGCGCTGGAGGGGCGCAACATCGTGCGCTCAGCGCCTCTGGAGACCTACAAGGAGAACCCGAATTTCGCGCACGAAAACAATGTTGCGCCGCCTCGCGCTGACACGCTGTACCCGGATTACCAGTACAACGAGTACGCCTGGGGAATGGAAATCGACCTGAATTCCTGCGTGGGATGCAACGCGTGCATCATCGCGTGCCAGGCCGAGAACAACATTCCCGTGGTTGGCAAGAACCAGACCCTCCGCGGGCGCAAGATGCACTGGCTGCGGGTGGACGGCTATTACGAGGGCGACCCGGCAAACCCGCGGATGTACTTCGAGCCGCTTCCGTGCATGCAGTGCGAGGATGCGCCGTGCGAAATCGTCTGCCCGGTCGGCGCGACGGTGCACAGCAGCGAGGGCCTGAACGACATGGTCTACAACCGCTGCGTCGGCACGCGCTACTGCCAGAATAACTGCCCGTGGAAGGTGCGGCGATTCAACTTCCTGCTGTTCCAGGACTGGAACACGCCGCAGACCAAGATGGTGCGCAATCCCGAGGTCACGGTGCGCAGCCGCGGCGTGATGGAAAAGTGCACGTATTGCGTGCAGCGGATCACCAAAGGCCGCATCGCGGCGGAAGAACAAGACCGGCGGGTACGCGATCAGGAGATCCTGACTGCATGCCAGCAGGTCTGCCCGGCTAACGCCATCATCTTCGGCGACATCAATGACCCCAACAGCTCAGTGCGCCGGTTGAAGGAGAATCCCCGCAACTATGGCGTGCTGGAGGAACTGAACACGCGGCCGCGGACGACGTATTTGGCCGCAGTGTTGAACCCCAATCCGGAGATGCCGGACCTAGCGAAGCAGCAGCAGCCGGAGCAGCACTTCTGA